The following coding sequences are from one Virgibacillus necropolis window:
- a CDS encoding YVTN family beta-propeller repeat protein has product MKKKMFIVRAVILMILVVLSACMDNDESSTKPTESKKAQPSSGSSTGVMVYVNNRDSNNIQVIDSETNEIVSTIKVGEKPTYNEIGPKGNYVYVVNSKSEDVSIIDVKTNEVIKTIPVGKTPKGINFTPDGKWVFVINEGEHTVTVINTKSMEKTTTIDVGQVPHNGVASPDSSIFYVTNTGSNSISVIDTASQKVIHTIEGVEGSPHNLNITPDGKTLLVTLTQNSEVGVIDVNKGEMVKTIPVGIGHHVLDITPDGKYAYVANIGENFLSVIDIQAKKVVKEIKVGKGPHGVIVSKNGKTIYTAVTGENKVVVIDRTSNEVVDTINSDQFPFFISTNESS; this is encoded by the coding sequence GTGAAAAAGAAAATGTTTATAGTACGGGCTGTCATACTAATGATACTAGTCGTATTATCGGCTTGTATGGATAACGATGAAAGCAGTACAAAGCCAACTGAAAGCAAAAAGGCACAACCATCCAGTGGTTCCAGTACAGGTGTAATGGTTTATGTAAATAACCGGGATTCGAATAATATTCAAGTTATCGATTCGGAAACTAATGAAATTGTAAGTACCATTAAGGTGGGAGAAAAACCTACCTATAACGAAATTGGCCCAAAAGGAAATTATGTGTATGTCGTTAACAGCAAGTCGGAAGATGTATCGATCATTGATGTGAAAACAAATGAAGTCATCAAAACAATACCTGTTGGCAAAACACCAAAAGGGATTAATTTTACACCAGATGGAAAATGGGTATTTGTTATAAATGAAGGGGAACATACCGTTACAGTCATTAATACAAAATCAATGGAGAAAACAACAACGATTGATGTCGGTCAGGTTCCACATAATGGCGTAGCAAGTCCTGACAGCAGCATATTTTATGTAACGAATACAGGCTCCAATTCCATCTCTGTTATTGACACCGCTTCCCAAAAGGTGATCCATACAATTGAAGGTGTGGAAGGTTCACCACATAACTTGAACATTACTCCTGATGGAAAAACGTTGCTCGTTACTTTAACACAAAACAGTGAGGTTGGTGTTATTGACGTAAACAAAGGTGAGATGGTGAAAACAATCCCTGTTGGTATAGGCCACCATGTTCTTGATATCACACCAGATGGGAAATATGCATACGTGGCAAATATCGGTGAGAACTTTTTATCGGTAATAGACATTCAAGCAAAGAAAGTAGTGAAAGAAATTAAAGTTGGCAAGGGACCACATGGTGTTATTGTTTCGAAAAATGGAAAAACGATTTACACCGCTGTCACCGGAGAAAATAAAGTCGTTGTAATCGACAGGACAAGTAATGAAGTGGTTGATACAATAAATTCAGATCAATTTCCATTCTTCATTAGCACAAACGAATCGTCCTAG